The Meriones unguiculatus strain TT.TT164.6M chromosome 1, Bangor_MerUng_6.1, whole genome shotgun sequence genome has a segment encoding these proteins:
- the Efcab10 gene encoding EF-hand calcium-binding domain-containing protein 10, whose protein sequence is MAQPSNKKAPGSRELQAKEYLEKHQIMELLSQLTSFLVFVRPKDPREYLIILLERLRLAKRTDLTYPYFMNSSNILSMFEMMDSSGRGCISFVQYKEALKNLGLCTADEVLNDDGHMITLEKFRDEVNKRMEKIWSAF, encoded by the exons ATGGCTCAGCCAAGCAACAAGAAGGCTCCGGGTAGCCGGGAGCTTCAAGCCAAGGAGTATTTAGAAAAACATCAGATCATGGAGTTGTTGAGCCAACTTACCAGCTTCCTCGTCTTTGTCAGACCAA AAGACCCGAGAGAGTACTTAATCATTCTTTTGGAACGGCTGAGACTCGCGAAGAGGACAGACCTGACGTACCCGTACTTCATGAACAGCTCTAACATCCTGTCCATGTTTGAGATGATGGACTCCTCCGGCAGAGGCTGCATCTCGTTCGTGCAATATAAAGAAG CACTAAAGAACCTGGGTCTGTGTACTGCAGATGAAGTTTTGAATGATGATGGACATATGATAACTCTGGAGAAATTCAGGGATGAAGT GAACAAGAGGATGGAGAAAATATGGTCAGCATTTTAG